GTCGTCCTTGACGATGCGCTTGTTGAGTCCGGTGAGCAGCCGCCGTGCGGCCTTCGGGCTGCGGCGGCAGAACTGGTAGAGGCCGATGGTGAAGAGGATGTTCTTCGTCCGCACGACCCGGTGTGCGGCACCCGCGGGCAGTACGGCGCGGATGCCGTCGGCCAGCTTGTCCCGCGAGGGGAGCGAGCCGATCCAGGTCGGGGTGCGCTGGAGCATGGTGACGTGGGCGGCGCTCCGTGCCATCGCGGGCACGAGCGTGACGGCGGTGGCGCCGCTGCCGATGACGACCACGCGCTTGCCCGCGTGGTCCAGGCCCTCGGGCCAGAACTGCGGGTGCACGACCCTGCCGGTGAAGGAGTCGGCGCCGGGGAACTCGGGGGCGTGGCCCTGGTCGTAGTTGTAGTAGCCCGCGCAGGAGTACAGGAAGTCGCAGGTGACGGTGGTCAGGGTGCGGCTGCCGTCCTCGGCGGTGCGCTCAAGCGTCACCGTCCAGCGGGCCGTCGCGGTGGACCAGTCGGCGCCGACGACCTTGGTCCCGTAGCGGATGTGGCGGTCGATGCCGAACTCCGCGGCCGTCTCCTTGATGTAGCCGAGGATCGACCGGCCGTCGGCGAGCACCTTCGAGTCGCGCCAGGGCTTGAAGGCGTAGCCGAGGGTGAACATGTCGGAGTCCGAGCGCACGCCCGGGTAGCGGAACAGGTCCCACGTACCGCCCATGGACTGCCGCGCCTCGATGAGCGCGTACGAGCGCTCGGGGCACTCGGTCTGCAGCCGGTAGGCGGCGCCGACACCGGACAGACCGGCGCCCACGATGACGACGTCGATGTGCTCGATGGGCTCGGCCGGGGCGCCGGTGGCGGTGGTGTCGGCCGTGGCGCCCGTGTCGGCGGTGCTTGAGTCTGCGGAGTACGTCATTCCTTCAGTGTCCGGAAGCACACCCGGCAGGAATTGACCCGGGACGACAGATCTTTGACCCTGGACGACATGTCCGTGATCAGATCGGCGGGGCTCCGTGGTTTCCGCGCCACGGTGGCGGAGCTCGGCGGCGACGCCGAGGCGTACGCCCGGCAGGCGGGCTGCCCCACGGCCGCGCTCGACGCGGACGACCTCCTGGTGCCCGAGGAGGCGATGGCCACCGTACTGGAGCTGGCCGCGGAGGATCTCGGCTGTCCTGATCTCGGCCTGCGCATCGCGGCCCGGCAGGACCTGGGCATGCTCGGTGCCCTGGCGCTCGCCATCCAGAACTCCGCCACTCTCGGGGACGCCCTGGAGTGCACCACGCGCTATCTGTTCGTCCACGCGCGCTCGCTGAGCCTGAGCCTGGAGCCGGATCCGTACGGCACTCCGGGGGTGGCCGCCCTGCGCTACGGCGTGCGCGAGGGAGTCGAGGCGCCGCCGCAGGGCATCGATCTCTCCCTGGGGTTCATGCACCGGGCGATCGTCTACCTGGTCGGCCCCTACGGCCTCGGCTCCGTCGAGCTGCCGCACCCGCTGCTCGCGCCTTTGCCGGTGTACGAGGACTTCTTCGGCGTCCCCGTGAAGGCGGACCGCCCCGCGGCCCTGCTGCGCGTCCCGCTCAGCCTGGCCGGCCGGCCCCTCGGCGGCGGCAACGCGCATCTGCGGCGCCTCGCGCTCGCGTACCTGGACGAGCAGCTGCCCGCCGAGCGTACGGACGTCGTCAGCGGGGTCCGCGCCGTGGTGGGGCGGTCACTTGGCACGTCGCCGCCCGAGATCGGGACCGTCGCCCGCCTGCTGAACGTCCATCCGCGGACCCTGCAGCGCAGGCTGCGCGCCGTGGGCACGACGTTCGCGGAGGTCATCGACGAGGAACGCCGCACCGCGGCGCGGCGCTACCTCACCGAGACCGAACTGCCACTGGGCCAGGTCGCCCTGCTCCTGGGCCTCTCCGAACAATCGGCGCTGAACCGCTGCTGCCGGCGCTGGTGGGGGGTGACGCCTCGGGCGGTGCGGGCGCACGGATACGGGACCGAGGAGCCGCCGGTCTCCTGAAGCACCTGGAACGCTTGGAGCACCTGAAGCGAACGCCTGGGCACCACCGAGGCGAGCCCTCATGCTGGCGGGGTGGGACTCAATCCGGCCGAAGCGGCGATCACCGGCACGACCCTGGGCGCCATCGCCTCGTTCTCCGGCGCCTGGCTCACCCAGCACGCGACGGACAGGCGCGAGCGCGAGAACAGGGTGTGGGCGCGGTGCATGGACGTCTACGAGGAGGCGATGATCGCCGTGCACCGGGTCGGCGATCTGCGCTCACAGTTGTCGGACACGGGAGACTGGCCGGACGGCACCGGCGCGGCGGTGAGCGACGTCCATGTCCTCGCGGCCCGGCTGGAGATCTACGCCACGGCTCCGGTCCTCGAAGCGCACTGGAACGCCCTCCAGGCGACACGTGCGTGGATCAAGGCGTGGCACGACTGGGACAACCAGGAGGGGACCAATCCCCGGGTCAGCCAAACGGACCCGCTGTGGCAGAAATTCACGGAGCACGTAAAGGAATCAGAGGATTCCGACCAACTGCTCCTGGGCATCCTGCGCGAGGAGGTGCACGGAAGGAAGAAATGAAGAAGATCGCGGTGCAAGGGGCGCCGTTTCCGGCGCACGCCCTCGGAGGGATCTCCTCAGGGATCTCCTCAACTCGGGTCCTGAGAATGTTTCTTGTGCGGTCACTCCCGCCCAGGAACCGTTCGTGGCTACCATTGAATATTCACGGCGCATGAGCAGTCGGCCTCCGCACAAGGCAGCTGCTCGTTCCTGGGATCGGACGGGGGGACGAACCCATGACGCATCACGAGCCGCACCAGAAGCACTTGATCCAGATATTCCGGAACAACGATCGCCTCGGCTCCGGTGTACGCCTCACCAGGCATTTCGCGCTGACTGCCGCGCACTGCCTGGGAGATGACAAAGAGAATCGTCTGCGGCCGGTTCTTCTGCGGCTCCCGGACGGCAGGCGTCTGGAGGGCGAGGTCCAGCAATTCGATCTCCTCTCCGACATGGCGCTAGTGAAGATCGTGTTCCAGAAGGGCGAGAAAGTACCGCTGCCGGGCATCCATTTCGATGCGGCACGCGAAGGAGAAGCGTGGACCGCGGCCCGCCGCGCTTCGGACAACGGCAGGCTGCGGGGAACCGTCAGCCACGTATCGGTCATCTATCAGAGCACGGGCGAGCAGACCGTCAACAGCCACCGGCTGCGGCCCCACGGTTCGTGCGACGACGTACGGAAGTTCTCCGGCAGCCCCGTCGACCGCGGAGTGCCCGAACCCGACCGCCCCGCGGTCGTCCTCGGGCTCCTCGTCGCACGGCCCGCCACCACGGACGCGCCGGAGGGCACGCTGTTCGCCGGCACGATCGACGAGGCGGTGCGCCGCTTCGACACCTTCAAGTTCCGCCCCGAACCACAACAGCCGCTGTCCGACTCCGAACGCATCTACGAAGTGCGCCAGGACCACGAGGCGGAAGCACTGGCCCGCAAGGACCGCACGGTGCCGGCCGGACTGGCCGCCGTGACCAGCTATGTGAACCTGCGCTGGCACCGGCCCCGGCCGTGACGAGCATGCCGCACACCATGGCGGCCCGCCTCCTGGAGGGGACATGACGACGATCGCGAACGTCAGCGAGGCGCTGGCGACTGCGGAGGACGCCTTGGAGGCGCACGGAACGGCCCGGTCCGACCTGAAGGAATCCCTCGCGGGATACGTGGAACGCCTCACCACGCCGGAGGGGCGCTACGCCCTCCTTCGGCCCCACGCCCGCCAGCACATCAATCTCGCGCAACTGCTTCTCGCGCTCGACCTGAAGGAACGCTCGCACGCGCTCGCCGCGGTGACCCTGCGTCACATGGAGCTGGCCGAGGCGGACCAGGAACTGTTCGCGGCCGACACCTGGAACGAACTGGGCTCGCTGCTCGCGGAGCACGACGATCTCGACCGGGCCCGCATGGTCCTGAACTACGCCCTCAACCGTGCGCAGCGCGCCGCCGCACCCGAACTGGCAAGGATTCTCGCCAATTTGAGCGCGGTGAGCCTGCGGGCCGGGCACTTGGAGGACGCCAAGGTCTGGGCGCAGAAGGCCGTCGCCGTCCTCGGCAAGTATTACGGCGGCGATCCGGAAGCACGGCTGACCGCCGACTGGGTGCGGGTCGAAGTGGCGTCGATCCGGCGCGACACCGCCGAACTCACCCGCACCTTGGACGACTTCGCGGCTTCGGTCGACTGGTTCACGAGTGTCACGGACGACGATGCCCCGAAGGCCGTCGCGGCTCGTTCGGCGCTGGCCCAGGCGAGGTTCCAGGCCGCCAAGGCCGTGCAGGACGAGGCGCGGATCGAGGCGGAACTCGGCGAGCTGGAAATCGCCCATCTTCGCGCCTCCGCGCTCCTCGGCGCCGATCACCAGGAGACGCTGGTCGCCCAAGCGGCGCTCGCCACGGCGGAGTTCGACGCGGCCGACGGCACGGCGTGCTGCGCGTCGCGCAGGCAGCAGGCGGTGTCCCTGCTCGACTCGGCCACCGCGAGGGCGGCGGCGACCCTTGGCCGTGACCACTCCCAGACGCTCGCCCTGCGTGCGGCGCTCGCGGACATGCGGGGTGCCACCGCACCGTCGGACGAACTCCCTTATCTCATCGAGCATGTCTACACGCCCCAGGAGAACAGCGCCCGCAACAAGGCCAAGGGGGACGCACTCCGCCATGAGCGCAATGTGATCAGGCTGGTCGCACACGCGGGTGCGTCCTTCTTCCTGAAGGACCTGAAGCTCTTTCATCCGCAGGTCATTCACGCCCTGAATCAGGGCAGTTACTTCTACGCCATCATCAGCAGCCCTTGGAACAACCTCGGCATTTTCACCAAGCACGATGCGACGGCGGAGCGCCCC
This Streptomyces sp. NBC_01283 DNA region includes the following protein-coding sequences:
- a CDS encoding flavin-containing monooxygenase encodes the protein MTYSADSSTADTGATADTTATGAPAEPIEHIDVVIVGAGLSGVGAAYRLQTECPERSYALIEARQSMGGTWDLFRYPGVRSDSDMFTLGYAFKPWRDSKVLADGRSILGYIKETAAEFGIDRHIRYGTKVVGADWSTATARWTVTLERTAEDGSRTLTTVTCDFLYSCAGYYNYDQGHAPEFPGADSFTGRVVHPQFWPEGLDHAGKRVVVIGSGATAVTLVPAMARSAAHVTMLQRTPTWIGSLPSRDKLADGIRAVLPAGAAHRVVRTKNILFTIGLYQFCRRSPKAARRLLTGLNKRIVKDDKLVADHLTPSYDPWDQRLCAVPDADLFEVLKTGDAEIVTDHIDRFVPEGIRLRSGRVIEADVIVTATGLQLLAFGGIVPRVDGQPVALNKQFVWRGAMMTGVPNFAVCIGYTNASWTLRADLTSRLVCKVLNHLRDNDYAAVEPRPTSTLTERPLLDLASGYVQRSIDAFPRQGDRGPWKVRQNYVLDAASTMRTNLRKTLAPTPLSAVRRARAATAEEPAPAGR
- a CDS encoding AraC family transcriptional regulator, which gives rise to MSVIRSAGLRGFRATVAELGGDAEAYARQAGCPTAALDADDLLVPEEAMATVLELAAEDLGCPDLGLRIAARQDLGMLGALALAIQNSATLGDALECTTRYLFVHARSLSLSLEPDPYGTPGVAALRYGVREGVEAPPQGIDLSLGFMHRAIVYLVGPYGLGSVELPHPLLAPLPVYEDFFGVPVKADRPAALLRVPLSLAGRPLGGGNAHLRRLALAYLDEQLPAERTDVVSGVRAVVGRSLGTSPPEIGTVARLLNVHPRTLQRRLRAVGTTFAEVIDEERRTAARRYLTETELPLGQVALLLGLSEQSALNRCCRRWWGVTPRAVRAHGYGTEEPPVS